In one Niveibacterium umoris genomic region, the following are encoded:
- a CDS encoding diguanylate cyclase encodes MRIFDTLSAQIDSMGLPLFAVSVAAVARADTPLLMFMHWHGFRREGPRLAADASREPRPVASSALQINRRWGAISHIESDVLDAAWRLGAWNLERDEKRACNTIGAPLSEAQACRQAFGDYPTFDDRETLLAEAPERESLMQLAADVGYVLWQFRPVAGGVWDAHEGDDTLDASGHRAPPCPVVCESLAGGARRSRRTVYRLGAVHHLID; translated from the coding sequence ATGCGCATTTTCGACACCCTCTCGGCCCAGATCGACAGCATGGGCCTGCCACTCTTTGCGGTCAGCGTCGCGGCGGTTGCCCGCGCCGATACCCCGCTGCTGATGTTCATGCACTGGCACGGTTTCAGGCGCGAAGGCCCGCGTCTCGCGGCGGACGCCTCGCGCGAGCCGCGTCCGGTGGCCAGTTCGGCGCTGCAGATCAACCGCCGCTGGGGCGCCATCTCCCACATCGAATCGGACGTCCTCGATGCGGCCTGGCGGCTCGGCGCGTGGAATCTGGAACGCGACGAGAAGCGCGCCTGCAACACGATCGGGGCGCCACTCAGCGAAGCGCAGGCGTGCCGGCAAGCCTTCGGGGATTACCCGACTTTTGACGACCGTGAAACGCTACTGGCCGAAGCGCCGGAACGCGAATCGCTGATGCAGCTGGCGGCCGACGTCGGCTACGTGCTCTGGCAGTTTCGGCCAGTCGCTGGCGGCGTATGGGATGCGCACGAGGGCGACGACACGCTGGACGCCAGCGGCCACCGCGCGCCGCCTTGCCCGGTGGTGTGCGAGAGCCTCGCCGGAGGTGCGCGACGCAGCCGTCGCACGGTGTACCGCCTGGGTGCGGTGCATCATTTGATCGACTGA